In Nitrosarchaeum koreense MY1, one genomic interval encodes:
- the hsp20 gene encoding archaeal heat shock protein Hsp20, with protein MWFDNQFERAFRRLSDPFFTMDDVFEFPNDSKIQTFGPYYYGYEMTIGPNGKPHVKEWGNVKPKGSLTELDVREPYVDESVDEKNHTLKMITEMPGIEKSDINVSIVEGVVEISAKHGDRKYSTKIPLKYKVDENSAKAQYTNGILELTLSLAEEKPKGKRVSVE; from the coding sequence ATGTGGTTTGATAACCAATTCGAAAGAGCATTTCGAAGATTGTCTGATCCTTTTTTTACCATGGATGACGTCTTTGAATTTCCAAATGATTCAAAAATTCAAACATTTGGCCCGTATTACTATGGCTATGAGATGACCATAGGACCTAACGGAAAACCTCATGTAAAAGAATGGGGAAATGTAAAGCCTAAGGGTTCACTGACTGAGTTAGATGTCAGAGAGCCATATGTGGACGAATCCGTTGACGAAAAAAATCATACCCTAAAGATGATTACAGAGATGCCAGGAATTGAAAAATCAGACATCAATGTAAGCATAGTAGAAGGAGTAGTAGAAATTTCTGCCAAACACGGAGACAGAAAATACAGTACAAAAATTCCATTGAAGTATAAAGTAGATGAAAATTCAGCCAAGGCACAGTACACCAATGGAATACTGGAGCTGACCTTGTCACTTGCCGAAGAAAAACCAAAAGGCAAGAGAGTATCAGTAGAATAG
- a CDS encoding VOC family protein: protein MSKPLKASFIDHINMEVKDLEQSVAFYKNLFGFEIKKEQPEEKSKIIGNANIKLCLYENPEMKSEGAIAHFGFHVENFDEIIMTCKSLGVTIHYDGPVQFEKSRSVYISDPNGYDIELSEVFGGGL, encoded by the coding sequence ATGTCTAAACCATTGAAAGCTAGTTTTATTGATCATATCAATATGGAAGTAAAAGATTTAGAACAAAGTGTTGCATTTTACAAAAATCTTTTTGGATTTGAAATTAAAAAAGAACAACCTGAAGAGAAATCAAAAATTATCGGTAATGCCAATATCAAACTCTGTCTGTATGAGAATCCTGAGATGAAATCTGAAGGTGCAATTGCTCATTTTGGTTTTCATGTTGAAAATTTTGATGAAATAATAATGACATGTAAATCCCTAGGTGTTACAATTCATTATGATGGTCCTGTTCAATTTGAAAAGTCACGTTCCGTATACATAAGTGATCCAAATGGATATGATATTGAGCTAAGTGAAGTTTTTGGAGGTGGATTATGA
- a CDS encoding NAD-dependent epimerase/dehydratase family protein: MDYDEYTFKNNETNTMNLQDTCILVTGGTGFIGSRLAKKLHDSGADITILTRRKQENTPFKIILDDLTNPNLRFEQKFDVVCHLASVTPLEKNKKIIQSVNYDGVKNLFSAISGAKLYVYISGLAVFDPKYDKIIETTPKKSDTEFIKTRIKAQEFLEENCKKSGINFSVAYLGDVVYGNGGFFKSMILDRMQKGTFRIPGNGKYIKNFIHVEDVVGALIAVIQKSETDSYILTDSKPAPFVEFLNYISDNLGVKKPKTVPTALAKLVLGSDAIKLLTRSVSASNHKISQIYDFKFPTYKEGLSNLLPKL, from the coding sequence GTGGATTATGATGAATACACTTTCAAAAATAATGAGACAAACACAATGAATCTACAAGATACTTGTATCCTAGTTACTGGTGGAACAGGATTTATTGGTTCCAGACTTGCAAAAAAGCTACATGATTCTGGTGCAGATATAACAATTCTTACTAGAAGAAAGCAAGAAAATACACCTTTCAAAATAATTCTGGATGATCTAACCAATCCTAATTTACGCTTTGAACAAAAATTTGATGTTGTGTGTCATTTGGCATCTGTGACACCTCTTGAAAAAAATAAAAAAATAATTCAATCTGTAAATTACGATGGTGTGAAAAATCTTTTTTCTGCTATATCTGGCGCTAAATTGTATGTCTATATTTCAGGTCTAGCTGTATTTGATCCAAAATACGACAAAATTATAGAAACAACTCCTAAAAAATCTGATACTGAATTCATTAAAACACGAATCAAGGCACAAGAGTTCCTAGAAGAAAACTGTAAAAAATCAGGAATAAATTTTTCTGTGGCATATCTAGGAGATGTTGTATATGGTAATGGTGGATTTTTCAAATCAATGATACTTGATAGAATGCAAAAAGGTACATTCCGAATCCCTGGAAATGGTAAATATATCAAAAATTTCATTCATGTTGAAGATGTTGTCGGTGCATTAATTGCAGTTATTCAAAAATCAGAAACTGATTCCTATATTTTGACTGATTCTAAGCCTGCACCGTTTGTAGAATTTCTAAATTATATCTCTGACAATCTTGGAGTCAAAAAACCAAAAACGGTTCCAACTGCTTTGGCAAAATTGGTATTAGGTTCTGATGCAATTAAACTGTTAACCCGTTCAGTCAGTGCATCAAATCATAAAATTTCCCAAATCTATGATTTCAAGTTCCCAACTTACAAAGAAGGTCTAAGTAACCTACTTCCTAAATTATGA
- a CDS encoding inositol-3-phosphate synthase gives MGNRIRVGLVGIGNCFAGLIQGIEYYRQNPSQEVTGIIHDKLAGYGIHDIDFVCGFDVGDNKVGTPLNEAIYAYPNMVDWIPKEKMPKTNAKVYESPLLDGVGIWVENRIKPLESKKTHEQITEEVKKILKENNVEIIVSYLPVGSDKVTEFWAQICLDTNTAFVNCIPSFIASDEKWAKKFKEKNIPVIGDDIKGQVGATIVHRTLAKLCSDRGTKIEKTYQINVGGNTDFLNMKEQDRLASKRISKTESVQSQLKERLADDQIYVGPSDFIPFLGNTKLMFMRIEGRQWANIPYNMEVRLEVDDKANSAGIVIDAIRLAKIALDRGVGGPIIPASAYLMKHPLEQMSDVQAKKDCEKFVEGK, from the coding sequence ATGGGAAATAGAATCAGAGTAGGTTTAGTAGGTATAGGCAATTGTTTTGCAGGTTTAATCCAGGGAATTGAATACTATAGGCAAAATCCTTCTCAAGAAGTAACAGGTATAATTCATGATAAACTAGCCGGGTATGGAATTCATGATATTGATTTTGTATGTGGTTTTGATGTGGGTGATAATAAAGTTGGAACTCCTCTAAATGAAGCAATTTATGCATATCCAAACATGGTTGATTGGATTCCAAAAGAAAAAATGCCAAAAACAAATGCCAAAGTCTATGAAAGTCCGTTGTTGGATGGAGTAGGAATTTGGGTTGAAAACCGAATCAAACCTCTTGAATCTAAAAAAACCCATGAGCAAATCACTGAGGAAGTAAAAAAAATTCTCAAAGAAAATAATGTTGAAATTATCGTATCTTACTTGCCTGTAGGCTCTGATAAAGTAACAGAATTTTGGGCTCAAATCTGTCTTGACACAAACACTGCTTTTGTAAACTGTATACCTTCCTTTATTGCATCTGATGAAAAATGGGCAAAAAAATTCAAAGAAAAAAATATTCCAGTAATCGGTGATGATATTAAGGGTCAAGTTGGTGCCACAATAGTTCACAGAACACTTGCAAAACTCTGCAGTGATCGTGGAACTAAAATTGAAAAAACTTACCAAATTAACGTAGGTGGAAACACTGATTTCCTAAACATGAAAGAACAAGATCGTTTAGCCTCAAAGAGAATATCTAAAACAGAAAGTGTTCAAAGTCAACTCAAGGAAAGATTAGCCGATGATCAAATTTATGTTGGTCCCTCTGATTTTATTCCATTTTTAGGCAATACTAAACTAATGTTTATGCGAATTGAAGGTAGACAATGGGCTAACATTCCGTACAACATGGAAGTTCGTTTAGAAGTAGATGATAAGGCAAATTCTGCAGGTATTGTAATTGATGCTATCAGGTTGGCAAAGATTGCACTAGATAGAGGAGTAGGAGGACCAATTATTCCTGCAAGCGCATATTTAATGAAACATCCTCTTGAGCAAATGTCAGATGTTCAAGCAAAAAAAGACTGTGAAAAGTTTGTTGAAGGAAAATAA
- a CDS encoding chromosome segregation SMC family protein: MVHIKKVEIFGFKSFGFKNTTVMFEPGLVSISGPNGSGKSNILDAIIFALGENKPKMMRVDKLRSLIHDIEGNRHGPKMARSSVHFDNSDRKIPVDSDSVEITREMDDKGENNYYLNKKPTNRSQILDLLDIANAGLGQLNAVQQGTVTRISEFTSEEKRKTIEDLIGLSYFDEKKTEAIKQLDDADRRLEIALAKMGEIKKRIDELEEERNQKLRHDILERELNRYKSIAASNKLRLIISQKTSKEDTFNKINTEIKTFDDERIQIRTEINALDTEKSKLMTAANDYSQAKAAIDSELSAAMEQYEIDNSAIVASNKRLQQIEIRIPEIQNEIEVINQTGQEIKSKISHCQESINETNVKKNKINDDLEVIDSERNKILTEQSIVASKKSEIDNKIKLLSNQLNDAKLKLSKAENEKDESQIKIKSNSTRLSELEQDVVKLSTLKLRLETIIANHNASISELQSRIARLNSKKSKTVNDIEELDLILEKSSKAAAQYESKIKTVKGIMHEDYTVAKLKEDADKLGIQGLVYEMISWDKQYERAVLAVSSDWIKAIVVPDFATLLGIAEVARSKNLPKLKIIPLDAIPKFKLDLPKDPGVIGVLSDYVKCDQSHSSLKTFLFGNVVLVDSRDSAYRISKLGHKAVTMSGEYFEAKGGAVIIDINSKISKLTKIISMSTDIDGLLESIGLLKKYVLKKKHSLKKLEDSIQSYAERLSLSEQGLASTDENYSHLKSRISSAINMKQQLTERISELNKRHATLLVDVSSVESHIESLNSRITIVEENYASGEQTRIANELSKINEKKSNLEKLYTTIMNEYRDKDSQLTTLQNEENRKQSQIKSLNDEISSLNSQHEELENKIKELEIRKESKTSILVTLREKEQELISTSGSSIGQLKEYDDKIKTLSEKDKELTKEINSLERQSDSLTRDLHDLNENETKLNTLLSSFGFDKNMETFDVESIVHGLTAEFNTLNALNAKAPETYLEVSYGYRSMSVRKNSLEEERNSIVKFIEDIEKDKRQTFLDAFDKVDKEIRLIFSKMTGGNAWLELQNEDDLFNSGISYMIQFPNKPKRESTSISGGEKTLAAIVFVLALQKLKPSPFYLFDEVDAHLDAPNSERLAKILEERSQESQFIMVSLKDSVVQKAKLIYGVYPKNGVSYVVTYKDKRMPSVKTS; the protein is encoded by the coding sequence TTGGTTCATATTAAAAAAGTAGAGATCTTTGGTTTCAAATCGTTTGGCTTTAAAAATACTACAGTTATGTTTGAACCTGGATTAGTCTCGATCTCTGGCCCAAACGGTTCTGGAAAAAGTAACATTCTTGATGCGATCATTTTTGCACTTGGTGAAAACAAACCAAAAATGATGAGAGTAGACAAACTTCGATCTCTTATTCATGATATTGAAGGTAATAGACATGGACCAAAGATGGCCCGATCTAGTGTTCATTTTGATAATTCTGACAGAAAAATTCCTGTAGATTCTGATTCAGTAGAAATTACTAGAGAGATGGATGATAAGGGTGAAAATAATTATTATCTAAATAAAAAACCAACCAATCGAAGTCAGATATTAGATCTATTGGATATTGCAAATGCTGGATTGGGTCAGCTTAATGCAGTGCAACAAGGAACTGTTACTAGGATTTCTGAATTCACATCTGAAGAAAAACGAAAAACAATTGAAGATTTAATCGGTTTATCTTACTTTGATGAGAAAAAAACTGAAGCTATAAAACAACTCGATGATGCTGATAGACGATTAGAAATTGCACTGGCAAAGATGGGTGAAATTAAAAAAAGAATTGATGAGCTTGAAGAAGAAAGAAATCAAAAGCTACGTCATGATATTCTTGAAAGAGAACTAAATCGTTACAAATCTATTGCCGCCTCAAATAAACTACGTCTAATAATAAGTCAAAAAACCTCAAAAGAAGACACATTTAACAAAATTAATACTGAAATTAAGACATTTGACGATGAGCGAATTCAGATTAGAACTGAAATCAATGCTTTAGATACTGAAAAATCAAAATTAATGACTGCTGCAAATGATTACAGTCAAGCTAAGGCCGCTATTGATTCTGAACTAAGTGCTGCAATGGAACAATACGAAATCGATAACAGTGCAATTGTTGCATCAAACAAACGACTACAACAAATTGAAATAAGAATTCCTGAAATTCAAAATGAAATTGAAGTAATTAATCAAACTGGACAAGAAATTAAATCAAAGATTTCACATTGTCAAGAATCAATAAATGAAACTAATGTAAAAAAGAATAAAATCAATGATGACTTAGAAGTTATTGATTCTGAAAGAAATAAAATATTAACAGAACAATCTATTGTAGCATCTAAAAAATCTGAAATCGATAATAAAATAAAATTACTTTCTAATCAACTTAATGATGCAAAACTTAAACTATCAAAAGCCGAAAACGAAAAAGATGAATCCCAAATTAAAATTAAATCCAACTCTACACGATTATCTGAATTGGAACAAGATGTTGTAAAACTTTCTACCTTAAAATTAAGATTAGAAACTATCATTGCTAATCACAATGCATCTATCTCTGAATTACAATCAAGAATAGCAAGATTAAATTCTAAAAAATCAAAAACTGTAAATGATATTGAAGAACTTGATTTAATTTTAGAAAAATCTAGTAAGGCTGCTGCTCAGTATGAATCAAAAATTAAAACTGTAAAAGGAATAATGCATGAAGATTACACTGTTGCTAAACTGAAAGAAGATGCAGATAAGCTTGGCATTCAAGGTTTAGTTTATGAAATGATTTCTTGGGACAAACAATATGAGCGTGCCGTACTAGCTGTAAGTTCTGATTGGATTAAGGCAATTGTTGTACCTGACTTTGCAACTCTACTTGGAATTGCAGAAGTAGCGCGTTCAAAAAATCTACCAAAATTAAAAATAATACCGCTTGACGCAATTCCAAAATTCAAATTAGATTTACCAAAAGATCCTGGTGTAATTGGCGTGCTCTCTGACTATGTGAAATGTGATCAATCTCACTCATCTCTCAAAACATTTCTTTTTGGAAATGTTGTTCTAGTTGATTCTAGGGATTCTGCGTATAGGATCTCTAAACTTGGTCATAAGGCGGTGACTATGTCTGGTGAGTATTTTGAGGCTAAAGGGGGGGCAGTCATTATTGATATTAACTCCAAAATTTCTAAATTGACAAAAATCATCTCGATGAGTACAGATATTGATGGCTTGCTAGAATCTATTGGCCTTCTTAAAAAATATGTTTTAAAGAAAAAACACTCCTTAAAGAAACTTGAAGACTCTATTCAGAGCTATGCCGAAAGATTATCTCTTTCAGAACAAGGTCTTGCATCTACTGATGAAAATTATTCCCATTTGAAATCAAGAATTTCATCTGCAATTAATATGAAGCAGCAATTAACTGAAAGAATTTCCGAATTAAATAAAAGACATGCTACTTTGCTTGTAGATGTATCTTCTGTTGAATCTCATATAGAGTCACTTAACTCAAGAATTACAATTGTTGAAGAAAATTATGCAAGTGGAGAGCAAACACGTATTGCAAACGAATTATCCAAAATTAATGAAAAAAAATCCAACCTTGAAAAACTTTACACTACAATAATGAATGAATATCGTGATAAAGATTCACAATTGACAACATTACAAAATGAAGAAAATAGAAAACAATCTCAAATAAAAAGTCTTAATGATGAAATATCTTCATTAAATTCACAACATGAAGAATTAGAAAATAAAATTAAAGAATTAGAGATAAGAAAAGAATCTAAGACAAGCATACTTGTAACACTTAGAGAAAAAGAACAAGAACTAATTTCTACTTCTGGTTCTTCCATTGGTCAGCTTAAAGAATATGATGATAAAATAAAAACTCTTTCAGAAAAAGACAAAGAACTTACTAAAGAAATTAACTCACTTGAAAGACAATCTGATTCTCTTACTCGTGATTTACATGATTTAAATGAAAACGAAACAAAACTAAATACTCTTTTGTCATCATTTGGATTTGATAAAAATATGGAGACCTTTGATGTCGAATCTATTGTTCATGGCTTAACTGCTGAGTTTAATACTCTTAATGCTCTTAATGCAAAAGCTCCTGAAACTTATCTTGAAGTATCTTATGGTTATCGTTCTATGTCGGTGCGTAAAAATTCATTGGAGGAAGAACGAAATTCTATTGTTAAATTTATTGAAGATATTGAAAAAGATAAACGCCAAACCTTCTTAGATGCATTTGACAAAGTTGACAAAGAAATACGTCTTATCTTTAGTAAAATGACTGGTGGTAACGCTTGGCTTGAATTACAAAATGAGGATGATCTTTTCAATTCTGGCATATCTTATATGATTCAATTTCCAAATAAACCAAAAAGAGAATCAACATCAATTAGCGGTGGTGAAAAAACTCTTGCAGCAATTGTCTTTGTCTTGGCACTTCAAAAATTAAAACCATCTCCATTTTATCTATTTGATGAGGTGGATGCACATCTTGATGCACCAAATTCAGAACGACTCGCTAAAATTTTAGAAGAACGTTCACAAGAGAGCCAATTCATTATGGTCTCTCTCAAAGACTCTGTTGTACAAAAAGCCAAACTAATCTATGGTGTTTATCCAAAAAATGGCGTATCCTATGTTGTTACATACAAAGACAAACGTATGCCTTCAGTTAAAACATCCTAA
- a CDS encoding ABC transporter ATP-binding protein: protein MDEILRIENLKKIFIKKNIFRTKTVTIKAVDDISFSLKKGEVFVLAGESGSGKSTIAKLILKSIQADSGKIIFENEEIRDEKKSLEKIRMNCQMIHQDPYDSINPRMNIADIVSEPLEIHKNGNKDDRKKRVNEVLHEVKLEPVDDILKKYPHMLSGGQKQRVVLARALALRPKIIIADEPVSMLDVSIRAEMLELMHELQKRYQISFVYITHDLATARHFGQRIGILYLGKIVEIGAIDEILLKPKHPYTQALIDAISEPNPENLNKEKKIRINDPLDIDVYSGCRFRARCPYAIEKCKTEPILENIEKDHFVACYVNLD from the coding sequence TTGGATGAAATTCTAAGAATAGAAAATTTGAAGAAGATATTTATTAAAAAAAATATCTTTAGAACAAAAACAGTTACAATAAAAGCTGTTGATGATATATCATTTAGTCTAAAAAAAGGAGAAGTTTTTGTATTGGCTGGTGAATCAGGATCGGGTAAATCCACAATTGCAAAATTAATTCTTAAATCCATTCAAGCGGACTCTGGAAAAATAATTTTTGAAAACGAAGAAATCAGGGATGAGAAAAAAAGTTTAGAGAAAATTAGAATGAATTGTCAAATGATCCATCAAGATCCGTATGATTCAATCAATCCACGAATGAATATTGCAGACATAGTTTCTGAACCACTAGAAATACATAAAAATGGAAATAAAGACGACCGTAAAAAAAGAGTGAACGAAGTATTACATGAAGTAAAACTAGAACCTGTTGATGATATTCTGAAAAAATATCCACATATGTTATCAGGAGGTCAGAAGCAAAGAGTAGTACTTGCAAGAGCCTTAGCGTTAAGACCAAAAATAATCATCGCAGATGAGCCTGTTTCAATGTTAGATGTATCAATTAGAGCTGAAATGCTTGAATTAATGCACGAATTACAAAAGAGATATCAAATTTCATTTGTTTACATTACACATGATTTAGCTACTGCTAGACATTTTGGTCAAAGAATAGGAATTCTATATCTTGGGAAAATTGTAGAGATAGGAGCAATTGATGAAATATTGTTAAAACCAAAGCATCCATACACACAAGCTCTAATTGATGCAATTTCTGAACCAAATCCGGAAAATCTCAATAAAGAAAAAAAAATTAGAATCAATGATCCTCTCGACATTGATGTTTATTCAGGGTGTAGATTTAGAGCAAGATGCCCATATGCCATTGAGAAATGCAAAACTGAACCAATTTTAGAAAATATAGAAAAAGATCACTTTGTTGCTTGTTATGTTAATCTAGATTAG